The genomic window catttccatgaattttgaTTTTGGCTGATATTTGATGATTTCCCGCACAGTTTCGATAGAATTTCCGGTGGAAGCGAGCGAAATTGGCgcgccaggcgttgacgcttgttgaagtTGGCACGGTGATTTATACGGCGGTGATGATCCTTTGGCTTCTGGTGAGGAGTAGTTACTCCCAGAAGGCGGTGATGGTCCTTTGGCTTCTGGTGAGGAGTAGTTACGCCCAGACGGCGGTGATGGTCCTTTGGCTTCTGGTGAAggagaaatataattaaatatcgCCTGAACTCGTTGAACTCCGGTTAGCAACTCACTCAGCACTATCCCTTCTCTCTAGACTGTACTTACGTGCGACTCGCCTGTTAATCGCGTTAGTTTGGCAACGGTGCACTACGGTGTGCAAGCAGCGGTACTGACGCTGTTTGAGGTAGCCCAACGGTGCACTAGCGTGCAGGCAGCGGTAGTGACGCTGCTCGAGGCCGCGCAGCTGTGAGTATGCGTACTTACAACTAGTAAcaccaatttttaatttagttgtaCAAATGCACAAATGAGTACTTGCAactagtaaaattaattttaatctcTGGCCTTGTCGTACAAATGCACAAATGAATACTTAAAACTAGTAAAATTAATGTTGAGCGCCGGCCTTATGGGTTTAGTCGTACAGGTGTAGCACGCATCTTTCCCTGCCGTATCGCACCAATACTCGGTCGCCTTCCAATTTCTGCAGGGCTAAACGTCGGCCTCGGAAGAATAGCATTCGCTTGGGGCGCTTGATGAAATGCTGTCGCGTCATGGTCAGCCCTTTCAGGAACGCTGGAATTTCTTTCGCTGGAGTTATTTCTGCGGGCGACGTGGTAAGCGGGGCTGCTGGTGCGCTGGTCTCGGCCATGGGACTTTGTGTCGCCGTCGTGGTCGTTTGGGCCTCTGGGTGAATCGGTGTCGGTGTTTGGCCAGACGCCCCATCGACGGTCGGTTGGGCCTGTGTGCTTAGGCGTGTAGCGGTTAGGGGTTGGCCATCGATGGCGATAGTCAGGTCTCGCTTCCTTAAGAAATCCATGCCTAAGATGACATGTTCCGAAAGCGTCGGTAGAGCTGATACAAGTAGTCGCGTAGACTTGTTACCCAGCTCTATTGCAACAGGATACATTTTCGTGCTAGGTATATACGTCTGGTTAGCTAGCTGAATGCGACGTGTCTGGCGTCTGGCTTTGATTTGGTGGTTATCTAGATGGCGTTGAAGTTCTTTACCGATATATGTGAGCGTGGCTCCGGTGTCCACCAGAGCTTCTATCTGCATGCCTGCGACAGTAATGGGCAAATAATAACGGCCATCTTGTTTCCCTTCTGGGCACGGAAGCGTTGTTCTGAGTGCTGTTGTACTGGGTTTGGACGGAGTAGCTCGCACTGTCGCATGTGTAGGACAATTGCAGTCTCGCGACATGATTCCGTCGCGTCCACAGCGAGAGCAAAATATTCGCTGCTGGTTGCGACATTGGTGCCTTCGATGTCCCGGCTGATTACATCGCCAACAAACTTTCTCGCGGCAATACTTAGTACTTACCGCCGTCAAAAAGTGATTGGTGTTTCTTGCTTGCCTGGTCTCCTCGCCTTTTAACAATTCGAATTCTTCGGTTAACTCGAGTAGTTCGTCTACGCTGTTGAAGTCGCTTCGACGGACGTATAAGCGATATTCCACCCTTAGACCGTCATATATACGTTCGGTGTGATCTTCCTCGCGAAATTTCGGGTGCTGGCGAATAAGCGTTTGGATGGCCAACACATAATCCTTTGCTTTCTCTCTGGGTAATTGCTTGCGCTGATGGATGGTTTCTTCCAGATGTGCGAGGTGTCGTTTCGGTAAAAAGAACCGTTCAGCCCAGTAACGAAAGTCGACCCACGTGTTAATGACATTGCGTTTTATACGAAACCATTGCAGCGCTTTGTCTTGCAAAATTTCCGGCATAGTAGCTAGAAGCTGGTTATTTGCTATAGAGTAGCATTCGGCGAGTTCCTCGCATCGCTCCAGAAAGTCGTGTAAATTTTCGCGACCGCTGTAGCGTATGTTCCATCGCCGCATGGAGTTTATAACCTCCAAATCTGGCAATTTTGCAGCCGATGTGATGTCGTCACGTGTTGCTATTGCTTTGCTCGGGATTCTTACCGTGGTGGTTGGAACAGGTATGGAGGCATTACCTTCCTCTTTCGTTTCCCTTTCCAAAGCTTTCACTAGGACCTCCGTGGATTTACTGTGGCGCTTTGCACGGATGCAGGCGctcagctcgctacggagaTCTACTACGGTGCGCCCTTCGACAGCGATGTGGTGTCGTCTGCACTCGGTGACTAATCGTTCCTTTTTTAGCCAATAAATCCAACTAGTCGTGTCCGTCTCAAGCGTTTGAGCCTTATTCGCTGAAGTACTGCGATGCTTATGATTGTGTAGGGGGTGTGAACCTGATTCATGAGCGTTGGTGACCGTTTCATGTTTTTCACTGTCACTCACAAAGTcaagtccctgctcgggcgccatttgtaatggggtttcgtccatagctgaggtatgctcagctgctccagggtcagccttgggacccacgaacccttagcaaagaaaagtgtttactttCGTAAAGATGTATCCATACCCCCTTAtgtggacagccagaccagcgtgTATTTATACGGCGAGTCAGATGGAAGCGAACGAAATTGGCgcgccaggcgttgacgcttgttgaagtTGGCACGGTATTTATACGGCGGTGATGATCCTTTGGCTTCTGGTGAGGAGTAGTTACTCCCAGAAGGCGGTGATGGTGCTTAGGCTTCTGGTGAGGAGTAGTTATACCCAGACGGCGGTGATGGTCCTTGGCTTCTGGTGAGGAGTAGTTACTCCCAGGCGGCGGTGATGGTCCTTTGGATTCTGGTGAAggagaaatataattaaatatcgCCTGAACTCGTTGAACTCCGGTTAGCAACTCACTCAGCACTATCCCTTCTCTCTAGCCTGTACTTACGTGCGAGTCGCCTGTTAATCGCGTTAGTTTGGTAACGGTGCACTAGCGTGCAGGCAGCGGTAGTGACGCTGCTCGAGGCCGCGCAGCTGTGATGCCGCTATATCACAACGCAACTACGGTCGAGCCATTGCGCGAAAACTAACACATCGGcagagtcattgcgagcactggtaTTTCACCGATTTGGTGTAATACCTTTTCAACGCAACGCCTGCGAAGACTTACAACATCAATTGGGCAGAgccattgcgagcactggcatcacccCGAGGTGTGATGCCTTTTCAACGCAATGCCTGCGAATCCCATCGAAATACCTAATTCTACTGTATATAAGGCAGAgccattgcgagcactggcatcacacCGAAGTGTAATACCTTTTCAACGCAATGCCTGCAAAATACTTAATTCTACTGTATATAAGGCAGAGCCATTacgagcactggcatcacacCGAAGTGTGATGCCTTTTCAACGCAATGCCTGCGAATCCCATCGAAATACCTAATTCTACTGTATATAAGGTAGAgccattgcgagcactggcatcacacCGAAGTGTAATACCTTTTCAACGCAATGCCTGCAAAATACCTAATTCTACTGTATATAAGGCAGAgccattgcgagcactggcatcacacCGAAGTGTAATACCTTTTCTACGCAATGCCTGCAAAATACTTAATTCTACTGTATATAAGGCAGAgccattgcgagcactggcatcacacCGAAGTGTAATACCTTTTCAACGCAATGCCTGCAAAATACTTAATTCTACTGTATATAAGGCAGAgccattgcgagcactggcatcacgCCAAGGCGTGATACCTTTTCAACGCAATGTCTACCACCACTAGCTACTTACTTACCGCTGCCTATTGCTGCTGACTGCTGGGCGACCGTCCTCGCTGGCGAGCTGGAAGAAATGATCGCATTCGGTGTGAAGTGCTTGCTTATATAGCAGCatagcgcagctttcgtcaGTGTAGTGAGGTAAGTTGTGTGCCTAGCTTTGGTCAATGCGGTGAGGTGAAGTTTACAACGTGCAGGATAATTATagtatggtggaaagctctatGTTGATgtatggtgagggtaaatgATGTACCGTGTTGAAGTGAATTATTGTAAGTTGGTGAAAGCCACGTTacaaaatgttatgaaattttcactggacaatcgataaatatagcagattctaacgcactagtcgaaaTATAAATGGCGCCACgaaggggcgctagattcaaaaagtcttgtttactttggaatgcactttGTATAATTATTACACGAGTTCAACGCCTACAACGAGAGAGAATCAGTGTCGTGATAACTCTTTCCCAACTAACCGCAACTCAATGAATTTTAATAGttcaataaagattttttaagatCTACGTAGACTATGCGAATTTTACTCTCCAACTTTGAGTTGAGGGTCCACAAATCACAATTAAATCAAGTTATTGTCGATAGTTTTTCGTCAATTTTTCATCTACatagaatataatttatttgatcaATGAATTAAAAGACTAGTGATCTAAATTATATTCGTAATCTCAAAAATTATCCCAAGTGCTTTCTGATTAAAAGTCCATAAACATCCCTCCAAGCGTTAAGCAATGTTAGAAGAGTCTTACACAATCTGTGGGTTTCTCAAATACTCCTAGTCTAGAGATTTACTTACAGCGACCCTTTACAAGTAATATCTACTTAGTCTAGCGACTAATTGTTGTTGGGCTCTCAAATCAATTGTTTCTAACCCTTGTTAAATATATTATGGGCGAATCATGGATATGGTTTATTAAAGAGAAAAAACTATGAAACTTCTTTATGATGGatataaattcaattcaatGAACGTTATCAGTTTCCCAATACAACAATTTTCATTAAAGACTTTCTCAAAACTTCCAGTGATCCTCAACATTTTCAATTCCATAAACTGATGAAATGACGACCCGTTTTTGCAAACTGCTCATTTTAGCCGCTATACTCTATCAAACGTCTCTAGCTGATATACCCAACTGCGTATTCGAAGACACTGTCGTCTTAACCGCTAGTACCAAATTTGCCAATGGATCGTACCTCTATGAAGGGCTGTTGGTGCCGCCACATCTAACAGCCGAATATGACTATATTGAGCTCTTCGAAGGCGAGCGTAAGCCTGTGGAGCGGCATGTACGCGGTTGTGTGTGTAAGATCAAGCAATGTGTGAAGTTTTGCTGTCACCCAAGAGCGGATATGTATCAGACAAGCGCGACTGCCACGCCCCAATGTGAAGAAGTACTTAATGAGGAGCTCAAATACTCGCCACTTTTGAATGTAACATTGCGAAACAGCAGTCGGGTCGTGATGCATCTGCTGGATGAGTTTGTGGTGCAGCAGGGGATACCATGCGAAGGTGGCTATATGTTAATGCCACATGTATACGAAGATGATCAGTGGGAGTTATTTGAGGTATGTAAAACTAAGTTGCGAGTACGAAGTCTTCAACTGAAGAAGTTATCCGTTTTTTGTTACAGAACGGCACATTGTTGCGCGTCGGCGATGCGAAATATTTCTCGAGGCGAGATTATTGCTTGCAGGCCTATAATACGAGTGAAGAGTTTGTGTTGAATCCGATGAATTGTCCGGTTGTTTATGAAGAGCCAGCAACGCTCATGCTCAATACGATAAGTAAGCGAAAGAGAGATACGGTCGCTGAGACCGAGAAAGTGAAGGGAGAGCGATAGtgcttatatttaattttgttttcctttccAGTCATGCTGATTTCGGCACCATTTCTTTATGTCACCATCCTGATCTATTGGCTCATACCGGAATTGTGGAACTTACATACGAAATGCTTGATTTGTTATCTACTTTCGTTAGCTATTGGCACGACGCTCATTGTTGTGGTCAATATGCAGTATTCAAATTTAGAAACTTTTAATTGCGCTATAATCGGTAAGTTTTTCCAAGGTTGATCAATatatggttccaacaggacggtgccACAAGCCACACGTTGGCCGCCTCGGTCTTATTGAAAACCCGTTACTGTATATCGTTCTGCGATCGTTTGCTAAAAAGGGTGTTCTTctaagatatttaaaaatttggtgaCATTCCACTCAACTAGCGACGATATTTAGATCTGTATGAAACTGCTAAACCAACTGGCTTTCCCGATAGTTCCTGTAGACCCCATAAAATATACGAGATCCCAATTAAATATAAAGCTTTATTTCAACAGGTTTCGTGACATACTTCTTCCTAACTGCCGTTTTCTTCTGGCTAAATGTGATCTGCTTCGATCTTTGGCAAAACTTCCGTATGACCCAAGGTGCAGTGCGAAACTTAACACAGCGTAAACGGTTTCTTTACTACTCACTCTATGCTTGGGGCATGCCAGCGCTGATGACAATAATAACAGCCAGTTTGCAAAGTTCAAATTTACCACAAGGACTCAAGTCGGGCATTGGAAATACGCACTGTTGGTTGAAAAGTAAGTGGTTGATATATAGCCTTAAACGTGATAGACcccattttatttacatatctaatattatacaaatttccAGTTGAAGACTGGTCAGCGATGATCTATTTCCATGGACCCTGCCTACTGCTGATTATCTTCAATATCGTCATATTTTTCCTTACGGCCAATAAAATCTATGAAATACGTAAAGAGCTGCAACATTTTTCACGCGGCGACTGCAGCCAAAGGCATTTGCGTTCGCAGCAAAATAAGTGAGTATTATATTATTCATATGGCCACATTCatgattatcattttttttttcaataaaaagtaaaaatttgctgaaatcTTTCAGTGTATGGCTCTTCTTTCGCATGTTCATTGTAATGGGTATTGGCTGGTTGCTGGAGATTATCAGTTATATGGTT from Bactrocera tryoni isolate S06 chromosome 5, CSIRO_BtryS06_freeze2, whole genome shotgun sequence includes these protein-coding regions:
- the LOC120777850 gene encoding uncharacterized protein LOC120777850; protein product: MDETPLQMAPEQGLDFVSDSEKHETVTNAHESGSHPLHNHKHRSTSANKAQTLETDTTSWIYWLKKERLVTECRRHHIAVEGRTVVDLRSELSACIRAKRHSKSTEVLVKALERETKEEGNASIPVPTTTVRIPSKAIATRDDITSAAKLPDLEVINSMRRWNIRYSGRENLHDFLERCEELAECYSIANNQLLATMPEILQDKALQWFRIKRNVINTWVDFRYWAERFFLPKRHLAHLEETIHQRKQLPREKAKDYVLAIQTLIRQHPKFREEDHTERIYDGLRVEYRLYVRRSDFNSVDELLELTEEFELLKGEETRQARNTNHFLTAVSTKYCREKVCWRCNQPGHRRHQCRNQQRIFCSRCGRDGIMSRDCNCPTHATVRATPSKPSTTALRTTLPCPEGKQDGRYYLPITVAGMQIEALVDTGATLTYIGKELQRHLDNHQIKARRQTRRIQLANQTYIPSTKMYPVAIELGNKSTRLLVSALPTLSEHVILGMDFLRKRDLTIAIDGQPLTATRLSTQAQPTVDGASGQTPTPIHPEAQTTTTATQSPMAETSAPAAPLTTSPAEITPAKEIPAFLKGLTMTRQHFIKRPKRMLFFRGRRLALQKLEGDRVLVRYGRERCVLHLYD
- the LOC120777851 gene encoding G-protein coupled receptor Mth2-like isoform X1, with protein sequence MTTRFCKLLILAAILYQTSLADIPNCVFEDTVVLTASTKFANGSYLYEGLLVPPHLTAEYDYIELFEGERKPVERHVRGCVCKIKQCVKFCCHPRADMYQTSATATPQCEEVLNEELKYSPLLNVTLRNSSRVVMHLLDEFVVQQGIPCEGGYMLMPHVYEDDQWELFENGTLLRVGDAKYFSRRDYCLQAYNTSEEFVLNPMNCPVVYEEPATLMLNTIIMLISAPFLYVTILIYWLIPELWNLHTKCLICYLLSLAIGTTLIVVVNMQYSNLETFNCAIIGFVTYFFLTAVFFWLNVICFDLWQNFRMTQGAVRNLTQRKRFLYYSLYAWGMPALMTIITASLQSSNLPQGLKSGIGNTHCWLKIEDWSAMIYFHGPCLLLIIFNIVIFFLTANKIYEIRKELQHFSRGDCSQRHLRSQQNNKNLLKSFSVWLFFRMFIVMGIGWLLEIISYMVGNNSKYALLFTFTDVYNASQGLIIFILLVVKKKVLLLIKKSFQLEDLRSPARPPWSYPMLKVDGNFGTENQINHEESRG
- the LOC120777851 gene encoding G-protein coupled receptor Mth2-like isoform X3; amino-acid sequence: MTTRFCKLLILAAILYQTSLADIPNCVFEDTVVLTASTKFANGSYLYEGLLVPPHLTAEYDYIELFEGERKPVERHVRGCVCKIKQCVKFCCHPRADMYQTSATATPQCEEVLNEELKYSPLLNVTLRNSSRVVMHLLDEFVVQQGIPCEGGYMLMPHVYEDDQWELFENGTLLRVGDAKYFSRRDYCLQAYNTSEEFVLNPMNCPVVYEEPATLMLNTIIMLISAPFLYVTILIYWLIPELWNLHTKCLICYLLSLAIGTTLIVVVNMQYSNLETFNCAIIGFVTYFFLTAVFFWLNVICFDLWQNFRMTQGAVRNLTQRKRFLYYSLYAWGMPALMTIITASLQSSNLPQGLKSGIGNTHCWLKIEDWSAMIYFHGPCLLLIIFNIVIFFLTANKIYEIRKELQHFSRGDCSQRHLRSQQNNVWLFFRMFIVMGIGWLLEIISYMVGNNSKYALLFTFTDVYNASQGLIIFILLVVKKKVLLLIKKSFQLEDLRSPARPPWSYPMLKVDGNFGTENQINHEESRG
- the LOC120777851 gene encoding G-protein coupled receptor Mth2-like isoform X4 is translated as MTTRFCKLLILAAILYQTSLADIPNCVFEDTVVLTASTKFANGSYLYEGLLVPPHLTAEYDYIELFEGERKPVERHVRGCVCKIKQCVKFCCHPRADMYQTSATATPQCEEVLNEELKYSPLLNVTLRNSSRVVMHLLDEFVVQQGIPCEGGYMLMPHVYEDDQWELFENGTLLRVGDAKYFSRRDYCLQAYNTSEEFVLNPMNCPVVYEEPATLMLNTIIMLISAPFLYVTILIYWLIPELWNLHTKCLICYLLSLAIGTTLIVVVNMQYSNLETFNCAIIGFVTYFFLTAVFFWLNVICFDLWQNFRMTQGAVRNLTQRKRFLYYSLYAWGMPALMTIITASLQSSNLPQGLKSGIGNTHCWLKIEDWSAMIYFHGPCLLLIIFNIVIFFLTANKIYEIRKELQHFSRGDCSQRHLRSQQNNVWLFFRMFIVMGIGWLLEIISYMVGNNSKYALLFTFTDVYNASQGLIIFILLVVKKKVLLLIKKRFTKSDNTLQLSTRRFTKSSTTAMELSNAESRWKLRN
- the LOC120777851 gene encoding G-protein coupled receptor Mth2-like isoform X2 — translated: MTTRFCKLLILAAILYQTSLADIPNCVFEDTVVLTASTKFANGSYLYEGLLVPPHLTAEYDYIELFEGERKPVERHVRGCVCKIKQCVKFCCHPRADMYQTSATATPQCEEVLNEELKYSPLLNVTLRNSSRVVMHLLDEFVVQQGIPCEGGYMLMPHVYEDDQWELFENGTLLRVGDAKYFSRRDYCLQAYNTSEEFVLNPMNCPVVYEEPATLMLNTIIMLISAPFLYVTILIYWLIPELWNLHTKCLICYLLSLAIGTTLIVVVNMQYSNLETFNCAIIGFVTYFFLTAVFFWLNVICFDLWQNFRMTQGAVRNLTQRKRFLYYSLYAWGMPALMTIITASLQSSNLPQGLKSGIGNTHCWLKIEDWSAMIYFHGPCLLLIIFNIVIFFLTANKIYEIRKELQHFSRGDCSQRHLRSQQNNKNLLKSFSVWLFFRMFIVMGIGWLLEIISYMVGNNSKYALLFTFTDVYNASQGLIIFILLVVKKKVLLLIKKRFTKSDNTLQLSTRRFTKSSTTAMELSNAESRWKLRN